One segment of Gemmatimonadota bacterium DNA contains the following:
- a CDS encoding ankyrin repeat domain-containing protein, with translation MSLLTGKVSDFLKIGVAAAGRGDLETVRTVLAERPDWLLRVGSHGRTMLWEAAYRGRLAMVEWLLDRGADVHAWGCHFTPLLVDISPYCAARFKNHDAVADVLWARGATADIYTFAYLGDGDAVAECLHRDPGLATAERAQHDTNVHATVLHYAVGAGYLDIVCLLLERGADP, from the coding sequence TGGTGTTGCGGCTGCTGGGCGCGGGGATTTGGAGACTGTGCGGACGGTGCTGGCGGAGCGGCCAGACTGGTTGTTGCGCGTTGGGTCGCACGGGCGGACGATGCTTTGGGAAGCGGCGTACCGGGGTCGGCTGGCGATGGTCGAATGGTTGCTCGACCGGGGTGCGGATGTGCATGCGTGGGGTTGTCATTTTACGCCGTTGCTGGTGGATATTTCGCCTTATTGTGCGGCGCGGTTTAAGAATCACGATGCGGTTGCCGATGTGTTGTGGGCGCGGGGTGCTACTGCTGATATCTATACGTTTGCGTATCTGGGGGATGGGGATGCGGTGGCCGAGTGCCTGCACCGCGATCCGGGTCTCGCCACTGCGGAGCGGGCGCAGCACGATACGAATGTCCACGCTACGGTGTTGCACTATGCGGTTGGTGCTGGTTATCTGGATATTGTTTGTTTGTTGCTCGAGCGTGGTGCAGATCCG